From the genome of Hydrogenothermus marinus:
AAAGATATGTAATATCCCACTTCCTAAATCAAAGCCATCAGTTAAAGAATATCCAACAAGGAAAATGCCAGCAAGTAAAAACCAAATACCATTTAATGTTGTAATTAATTCCATTGGCATCTTATCTTCCCTCCTTGTTTATTTGAGAAAATGCAGTAGAAACACCCACATTACCTGCCGCATTAGTATTATAATCAGGGCTTGAAGGGGATAAGTTAGGACCTTTATTTATAGCTCTAACCATAGCATACACAAAAACTATAAATAGAATTGTATAAATAATAGTAAATACAGTTAAAGATAAAGCTACATTAGCAGCTGGTACAGGAGATACTGCATCAGCAGTTTTTAATATTCCATAAACAATCCAAGGTTGTCTTCCAACTTCTGTTGAGATCCAGCCAAGCTCACTTGCAATATATGGTAAAGGTATAGAAAGTACTAAAATCCATAAGAAACCTTTACTGTTATATAAAGTTCCTCTTTTGAGTTTCCAAAGAGCAATTAAAACTATTAATGCAAATAAAAATCCAAGATATACCATTAAGTGGAAAGTTGTGAATACTAAAGCAATAGAAGGTAAATCTTCATATTTAATATTTAAAGCATGAGCTTTTATTTTAGCCTCAACTAATTGATCTTGAAGTTTTTGCTTTTCTTCAGGATTTGTTGCTTGAGCTAATTTTTCTTTTATAACAGGAATTTTAGATTCATATTCTTTAGCTTTTTCTTGATACTCTTTTACTAAATCATCAATTCCTTTAACTTCAGCATTTGGATCATGATAAGAAAGAATACTTAATAAATAAGGTATTTTTATTATCATTCTACTTTGATGATGTTCTTGATCTATTACTCCAAATAAATCAAGAGATGCTCCTTTTTCTGTTTGGAATTTACCTTCAAACATTGCAAGTTTTAAAGGTTGATGATGAGCTACTAAATATCCGTGTAAATCTCCAAATAATATTTGAATAAGAGATGCTATTGTAGTAAATATTAAAGCTATTTTTAATCCTACTTTAGCAAATTCAACATGTCTTTTTTTAATAAGGTAAAAAGCCATTACACCCATTACAAAAAATCCTGCAGTAATAAAACCAGCATCTACAGTATGTAAAAATCTAATCCAAGTTGTATGATTCCATGCTGCAGCTAAAAAGTCTGTTAATTCTGCTTTAATTCCTTGAGGAGATTCTACTAATCTATAACCTTCTGGAGTTTGTTGCCAAGAGTTTGCAATAAGTATCCATAGCGCAGACAAAGATCCTCCTATTGCTACCATCCAAGCAGAAAAAGCATGTACTTTATCAGAAACTCTTCCTTTACCAAATAAGAATAACCCTATAAAAGTTGACTCTAAGAAGAAAGCAGTTAACCCTTCTAAAGCAAGTGGAGCTCCAAAAATATCTCCAACAAGTTTTGAATATTCAGACCAGTTTGTACCAAACTCAAATTCCATTGTAAGACCACTTGCAACCCCTACTGCAAAGTTAATAGCAAAAAGCTTCATAAGGAACATAGCAAGATCTGAATAAACCTGTTTCTTGGTTTTAAGGTATAAAGTCTCAATAATAGCAATGAGAATACCTAAACCAAGAGTTAATGGAACATAAATGAAATGAAAGAATGCTGTAGCGCCAAACTGCCATCTGGCAAGCGTTAGAGCGTCTAAATCCATTTTTCAACCTCCTCAGTTGGTTAATATTAACTTAACTATAAATTATTTATCCATAATTTGAATATGTCAATACCTTTTTTCCCCATAAAGACTGTATTTTGAAGAAAAGTAAAATGGCATAAATTTAAAGTTTTAAAAATAATACAATTTATAAATTTAATAATATTTAAGGAGAAAGAAAAATGCAAGATTTAATTTATATTTATAAGTCTAATGTTGATACAATAGAAAATTTTTTATTAGAAACATTTTCAAATATTGGTAGTTTATCTATACACGAAGAGAAAAATTTTAAGAAGTTATTCAAAATTTTTTTATCTCTTGAATTAGTCTATGTATGTGATGAAAAAACTTTAATACAGATATCTCCAAATATATATAGAAAAAAAGTAGTGAAGTCAGCTATGGGAAAAAATAGAAGATACCTGATTGATAAACTAAACTTTAATGAAAATGATATTGCTATCTCACAGCCTTATATTAGTAGTGCAACAGGAAATATATGTATTACTATTGCAAAAAAAGAAAGCGGTAAGATTTATTTCTTTGACTTTAATCTCTTCATTCTTTTGCAAAAATTGGGTTTAATTGAGACACAACGGGAATTTAACTATATAAATAGAGGCTTTTATCTGTTTTCTTCTTCTATATTAATAATTCTATCTTTTTTTATAGTAGGTTATGCACTTTTTTCTTTTATTGACTCTTTATTATCTCAAAAAATTTCAATTGAAACAATATTTAAACCAATTATTGCTTTAACCTTAGGAATCGCAATTTATGATTTAACAAAAACTATTTTAGAGGAAGAAATATTTTTCAAGAACTACTCAAGAAATCAAATAGAAGTCAAAGTTTTAACTAAATTTGCATAGCATTGTTAATAGAATCTCTTATGATGATTTTTAAAGTAGCATTACATAGTATTGACCAAATGATCTATCCTTTTTACTTGATTAGTGGTATTTCACTTTTAATAGTAGCATTAGGAATTTTTATATATTTTTCCAAAAAATGAACAAAAAAATATTTATCAAATGTATTATTTCATATTTCATAAATGATATAATAATTTCCGAGAATCCTTATTATTAAAGGAGTTTTTTTATGCTTATAAAATTTTATATTAAACCAAGAAAAGGTGTTTTAGACCCTCAAGGAAGAGCAGTAGCAGAAAATCTAAGGAGCTTAGGTTTTGAAAATGTAAAAGATGTAAAAGTTGGAAAATATATTGAAGTTTATGTTAATGAGACAAATAAAGAAAAAGCTATTGAAGAAGCAAAAGAAATGGCAAAAAAAGCAATAGTTAATGATATTATTGAAGATTATGAGTTTGAAATAGTGGAGGATTAATCTTGAGATTTGGTATAGCCGTTTATCCTGGTTCTAACTGTGATTATGATACTTACCATGTAATAAGAGATATATTAAAAGAAGAAGTAAGCTTTATAGATTATAGAGAAACTAATATAAAAGATTTTGATTGTATAATTATTCCTGGTGGATTTTCTTTTGGAGATTATTTAAGACCAGGAGCTTTAGCATCTCATACGCCTTTGACAAATGCAGTTAAAGATTTTGCTAAAAAAGGTGGATTAGTAATTGGAATATGTAATGGTTTCCAAGTTTTAACAGAAAGTCATCTTCTTCCAGGAGCTTTAATGCCAAATATCCATGGAAAATTTGTATGTAAACATCAATATATAAAAGTGGAAAATAATGAAACTCCGTTTACAAATAAATGTGAGAAAGGACAGGTTTTAAAAATACCTATAGCTCATCATGATGGAAACTATTTTGTAGATGAAGAAACATTAAAAAAGATGGAAGATAATGGACAGATTATAGTTAGATACTGTGATAAAGATGGAAATATATCAGAAAAATCAAATCCAAATGGCTCAATAAAAAATATTGCCGGCGTTTGTAATGAAGAAAAAAATGTTTTTGGGTTAATGCCTCATCCAGAAAGAGCAGCAGAAAGTATTCTTGGCACAGAGGATGGACTTTTTATCTTAAAATCTATTTTAAACTCTATTTAAGGAGATTTTCTATCTCCTTTTTTATTTTTTCTTCAGGAACTTTACCTATTAAAATCTTTTTAACTTTTAAATCTTTATCTACAAAGTAGCTAATTGGAACACCGAAAATTTTGTATTTATACATTATCTTTTTGCCATTAAGCAAAACAGGTATATTAAAACCCCATGCTTTTTTTATTTCTTCAACATCTTTACTGTTTTCTGATTCAAGTACAATAGCATAAAAATTTATCTTATTTTTATATCTTTCATAATATTTTTCAATTATAGGTAGTTCTTTTTTACAACTTCCACAATATAATCCCCAAAATATTAAAACTGAAGGTTTACCTTTTAAATCATCTCTTTTTACAACTTTTCTATTTTCATCTAAAAGTTTAAAATCAGGTATTGTTTTTGCAAAAGAAAAACCGAAAAGTATTAATATAATTAAAAGTAGCCTCATTTAAAACCTCGCATATATTAAATTTTAATAAAAAATTTTATAAAATTTTAAAGGAAAGTTTATGATAAGAATACAGCTTGAAGAATTAGAATATAAATTTTTACATCCAAAAGCAACAAAAAGCAGACAAGCTAAAAGAGATAAAGAAGAAAAAGAGTGCGATGTAAGAACTAAATTTCAAGTAGATAGAGATAGAATTTTACATTCAAAACCTTTTAGAAGATTAAAACATAAAACACAAGTCTTTTTATCTCCAGAAGGAGACCATTATAGAACAAGAATGACTCACACCCTTGAAGTTTCTCAGATAGCAAGGACAATAGCAAAAGCTTTAAGATTAAATGAAGACTTAACAGAAGCTATAGCTTTAGGACATGACCTTGGCCATACACCTTTTGGACATGCTGGAGAATTTATATTAAGGGAAAGTGGAAGTTATCACCATGCAAAGCAAAGTTTAAGAGTTGTTGAAAAGCTTGCAAATGATGGAAAAGGATTAAATCTCACAAAAGAAGTAAAAGATGGAATATTAAAACATAGCAAAGGTAAATCTCCTTTAGTAGCAGAAGGGAATATGCCTAAAACCCTTGAAGGTGAAATAGTTAGAATTGCAGATAAAATAGCCTATATAAATCATGATTTAGAAGACGCTGTTAGAGCAAAAATTGTTAGATATGAAGATGTTCCAAAATCCATTACAAAAATTCTTGGTGAAACAAAGTCTGAAAAAATAAAAACATTAGTAAAAAGCGTAATAAATACGACTATAGAAAATGAGTATAAACATATTGTTATGGAAGAAAAAATATATAAAGCTATGTATGAGCTTAGAGATTGGCTTTTTGAAAATGTTTATTTATCAGAGCCAGTTGTTAAAGAGCTAAATAAAGGTAAAGGAATTGTAAAAGCTTTATATGAGTATTATTTAGAAAATTATGAAGAAATTCCATATTATGAAAAATATTTAAATTTATGGGGTAAATATGATCCTAAGCAAGCGGCAGTTGATTATGTTGCAGGAATGACTGATAGATTTGCCATAAAAACTTATGAAAAAATATTTATTCCAAAAGGTTGGGCAATAATTTAAAATCTTTTTGATTTTCATAAACTTTTATAATATTTTCAATGTTTGTCATCTCTTTGATTATATCAGGATTTGTTTTTTCTGCTAAATTAGGATTTTTAGAAGCTTTATTTAAAATTACTGCTTTTATATCTGCTTTTATATTTTTTAAAGCATTTATTGTTAAAACTGTATGATTTATAGTTCCAAGATTTGCCCTTGCTACAATAATCACAGGAATTTTTAAATCTTTTACTAAATCAAGATAAGTATATATTTTTCCTTTCACTTTAGTAATTGGTACATAAATTCCACCTGCACCTTCTACAACAACAAAATTATATTTATTTTTTAGATATTCAAAATGATCCATTATTTTATCTATGGAAATATTTAAACCTTCTTCTCTCTCAGCAACTAAAGGAGCAACCGGATTTTTAAATTTATAAAGAACTACTTCATCAATAGATTGACCTGTTATAGAAGATAATTTTTTTGCATCTTCACATTCAGAAATGCATCCTGTTTCAACTGGCTTAAAATAAGCTACTTTTTTACCTGATTCTAACAATGCTTTTGTAAGAAGGTAGGAAATATAAGTTTTTCCTACCCCTGTATCTGTACCTGTAATAAATATCATAGGTTTTGAATATCTTGTAAATTTCTTATATTTTTAA
Proteins encoded in this window:
- a CDS encoding cytochrome ubiquinol oxidase subunit I; its protein translation is MDLDALTLARWQFGATAFFHFIYVPLTLGLGILIAIIETLYLKTKKQVYSDLAMFLMKLFAINFAVGVASGLTMEFEFGTNWSEYSKLVGDIFGAPLALEGLTAFFLESTFIGLFLFGKGRVSDKVHAFSAWMVAIGGSLSALWILIANSWQQTPEGYRLVESPQGIKAELTDFLAAAWNHTTWIRFLHTVDAGFITAGFFVMGVMAFYLIKKRHVEFAKVGLKIALIFTTIASLIQILFGDLHGYLVAHHQPLKLAMFEGKFQTEKGASLDLFGVIDQEHHQSRMIIKIPYLLSILSYHDPNAEVKGIDDLVKEYQEKAKEYESKIPVIKEKLAQATNPEEKQKLQDQLVEAKIKAHALNIKYEDLPSIALVFTTFHLMVYLGFLFALIVLIALWKLKRGTLYNSKGFLWILVLSIPLPYIASELGWISTEVGRQPWIVYGILKTADAVSPVPAANVALSLTVFTIIYTILFIVFVYAMVRAINKGPNLSPSSPDYNTNAAGNVGVSTAFSQINKEGR
- a CDS encoding PDC sensor domain-containing protein, translated to MQDLIYIYKSNVDTIENFLLETFSNIGSLSIHEEKNFKKLFKIFLSLELVYVCDEKTLIQISPNIYRKKVVKSAMGKNRRYLIDKLNFNENDIAISQPYISSATGNICITIAKKESGKIYFFDFNLFILLQKLGLIETQREFNYINRGFYLFSSSILIILSFFIVGYALFSFIDSLLSQKISIETIFKPIIALTLGIAIYDLTKTILEEEIFFKNYSRNQIEVKVLTKFA
- the purS gene encoding phosphoribosylformylglycinamidine synthase subunit PurS, coding for MLIKFYIKPRKGVLDPQGRAVAENLRSLGFENVKDVKVGKYIEVYVNETNKEKAIEEAKEMAKKAIVNDIIEDYEFEIVED
- the purQ gene encoding phosphoribosylformylglycinamidine synthase I is translated as MRFGIAVYPGSNCDYDTYHVIRDILKEEVSFIDYRETNIKDFDCIIIPGGFSFGDYLRPGALASHTPLTNAVKDFAKKGGLVIGICNGFQVLTESHLLPGALMPNIHGKFVCKHQYIKVENNETPFTNKCEKGQVLKIPIAHHDGNYFVDEETLKKMEDNGQIIVRYCDKDGNISEKSNPNGSIKNIAGVCNEEKNVFGLMPHPERAAESILGTEDGLFILKSILNSI
- a CDS encoding TlpA family protein disulfide reductase translates to MRLLLIILILFGFSFAKTIPDFKLLDENRKVVKRDDLKGKPSVLIFWGLYCGSCKKELPIIEKYYERYKNKINFYAIVLESENSKDVEEIKKAWGFNIPVLLNGKKIMYKYKIFGVPISYFVDKDLKVKKILIGKVPEEKIKKEIENLLK
- a CDS encoding deoxyguanosinetriphosphate triphosphohydrolase, whose amino-acid sequence is MIRIQLEELEYKFLHPKATKSRQAKRDKEEKECDVRTKFQVDRDRILHSKPFRRLKHKTQVFLSPEGDHYRTRMTHTLEVSQIARTIAKALRLNEDLTEAIALGHDLGHTPFGHAGEFILRESGSYHHAKQSLRVVEKLANDGKGLNLTKEVKDGILKHSKGKSPLVAEGNMPKTLEGEIVRIADKIAYINHDLEDAVRAKIVRYEDVPKSITKILGETKSEKIKTLVKSVINTTIENEYKHIVMEEKIYKAMYELRDWLFENVYLSEPVVKELNKGKGIVKALYEYYLENYEEIPYYEKYLNLWGKYDPKQAAVDYVAGMTDRFAIKTYEKIFIPKGWAII
- the bioD gene encoding dethiobiotin synthase, with translation MIFITGTDTGVGKTYISYLLTKALLESGKKVAYFKPVETGCISECEDAKKLSSITGQSIDEVVLYKFKNPVAPLVAEREEGLNISIDKIMDHFEYLKNKYNFVVVEGAGGIYVPITKVKGKIYTYLDLVKDLKIPVIIVARANLGTINHTVLTINALKNIKADIKAVILNKASKNPNLAEKTNPDIIKEMTNIENIIKVYENQKDFKLLPNLLE